A window from Malania oleifera isolate guangnan ecotype guangnan chromosome 7, ASM2987363v1, whole genome shotgun sequence encodes these proteins:
- the LOC131160550 gene encoding UPF0235 protein At5g63440-like isoform X2 — protein sequence MPKRTTHTYSSEDAAPDGPDSDLFVYYCKHCGSHVLITDTQLQKMPKRKTDRAYVLDKKKHLARLNIDEGGKVLLKRVSIEGCSFTVESLAPIAEALATPSAVDPKPNLYLWDIV from the exons ATGCCGAAGAGAACGACACACACGTACTCGAGCGAGGATGCAGCACCGGACGGCCCCGACTCCGATCTCTTCGTCTACTACTGCAAGCACTGTGGATCTCACGTCCTTATTACTG ATACCCAATTGCAGAAAATGCCCAAAAGGAAAACTGACAGAGCGTATGTGTTGGACAAGAAGAAGCATCTTGCAAGGCTAAATATTGATGAGGGAGGGAAAGTTCTCTTGAAACG TGTTTCTATAGAAGGTTGTAGTTTCACTGTAGAGAGTTTAGCTCCCATTGCTGAGGCACTTGCAACTCCTTCAGCTGTTGACCCCAAG
- the LOC131160550 gene encoding UPF0235 protein At5g63440-like isoform X4: MPKRTTHTYSSEDAAPDGPDSDLFVYYCKHCGSHVLITDTQLQKMPKRKTDRAYVLDKKKHLARLNIDEGGKVLLKRSPTCGEAFLSRNARGGAWASV; the protein is encoded by the exons ATGCCGAAGAGAACGACACACACGTACTCGAGCGAGGATGCAGCACCGGACGGCCCCGACTCCGATCTCTTCGTCTACTACTGCAAGCACTGTGGATCTCACGTCCTTATTACTG ATACCCAATTGCAGAAAATGCCCAAAAGGAAAACTGACAGAGCGTATGTGTTGGACAAGAAGAAGCATCTTGCAAGGCTAAATATTGATGAGGGAGGGAAAGTTCTCTTGAAACG GTCACCGACGTGTGGCGAGGCGTTCCTCTCTAGGAATGCGCGTGGGGGCGCGTGGGCCTCTGTTTGA
- the LOC131160550 gene encoding UPF0235 protein At5g63440-like isoform X1, translated as MPKRTTHTYSSEDAAPDGPDSDLFVYYCKHCGSHVLITDTQLQKMPKRKTDRAYVLDKKKHLARLNIDEGGKVLLKRMLDSYTPVKNEHSSTHINLCTDCSVSSLRVVISSGMGELVLQSFTSMVVAEA; from the exons ATGCCGAAGAGAACGACACACACGTACTCGAGCGAGGATGCAGCACCGGACGGCCCCGACTCCGATCTCTTCGTCTACTACTGCAAGCACTGTGGATCTCACGTCCTTATTACTG ATACCCAATTGCAGAAAATGCCCAAAAGGAAAACTGACAGAGCGTATGTGTTGGACAAGAAGAAGCATCTTGCAAGGCTAAATATTGATGAGGGAGGGAAAGTTCTCTTGAAACG AATGTTGGATTCCTACACTCCCGTCAAAAATGAACACTCCTCTACCCATATTAATCTTTGTACTGACTGTTCCGTAAGCAGTTTGAGGGTGGTGATTTCATCTGGAATGGGAGAATTGGTCTTGCAATCTTTCACAAGTATGGTAGTCGCAGAAGCTTAG
- the LOC131160550 gene encoding uncharacterized protein LOC131160550 isoform X3, which produces MQHRTAPTPISSSTTASTVDLTSLLLKMPKRKTDRAYVLDKKKHLARLNIDEGGKVLLKRMLDSYTPVKNEHSSTHINLCTDCSVSSLRVVISSGMGELVLQSFTSMVVAEA; this is translated from the exons ATGCAGCACCGGACGGCCCCGACTCCGATCTCTTCGTCTACTACTGCAAGCACTGTGGATCTCACGTCCTTATTACTG AAAATGCCCAAAAGGAAAACTGACAGAGCGTATGTGTTGGACAAGAAGAAGCATCTTGCAAGGCTAAATATTGATGAGGGAGGGAAAGTTCTCTTGAAACG AATGTTGGATTCCTACACTCCCGTCAAAAATGAACACTCCTCTACCCATATTAATCTTTGTACTGACTGTTCCGTAAGCAGTTTGAGGGTGGTGATTTCATCTGGAATGGGAGAATTGGTCTTGCAATCTTTCACAAGTATGGTAGTCGCAGAAGCTTAG